The nucleotide sequence TGGGCCCATCAGGAGCCGGGAAAACTACTTTGCTACGACTTCTTAACCGACTTGATGACCCAACTTCCGGATTAATTGAACTCGAAGAGCAATCCTTAAATCAACTGCCTGTGATTCAACTGCGTCAACGAGTGGTGCTAGTGCCTCAAGAACCCAAATTGTTAGGAATGACGGTGGAGAAAGCGTTAACTTATCCGTTGCGGTTGCAGCAGTTGTCAAAAGGGGAAATTCAACAACGGATAGAGACTTGGACTTCTCGTTTATCTATTCCCTTTGAATGGTTTGAGCGTTCGGAGTTACAGTTGTCTGTGGGACAACGCCAATTAGTAGCGATCGCTCGAGGGTTAATGATGCAGCCGCAAGTTTTACTGCTCGATGAACCGACCTCTGCCTTAGATGTGGGTAATGGAAATCATTTGATGGAGGTTCTTATTAATTTATCCCACAGCAGCGAA is from Gloeothece verrucosa PCC 7822 and encodes:
- a CDS encoding ABC transporter ATP-binding protein — encoded protein: MTNLLKLKQVSLALSRGSQFLLQDISFMLEKGERLGIVGPSGAGKTTLLRLLNRLDDPTSGLIELEEQSLNQLPVIQLRQRVVLVPQEPKLLGMTVEKALTYPLRLQQLSKGEIQQRIETWTSRLSIPFEWFERSELQLSVGQRQLVAIARGLMMQPQVLLLDEPTSALDVGNGNHLMEVLINLSHSSETAIIMVNHQLDLVRQFATEVMYLHQGQIQLKNTAASLNWENLHEQLKQAQSQAMFDEFS